In Candidatus Palauibacter soopunensis, the genomic stretch GCGGAGAAGAGGCTCCGGTTGAGTTCCTGCCAGCCCTCCACGCGGTAGGGCCAGCCGAGCGCCTCCTCCAGCCGCGCGGACACTTCCGTCGCCTGCCACGGGTCGCTCACATCGAACTCGATGCCGGTTACGGCGTCGCCGAGCCCGAACAGGGCCTGCGCCTCGGCGAGCGGGGCCATCGCAAGCTCGTCGTCGTACTGGTAGAGCCCCGTCTGGAAGATCCCCGTGACCTCGAAGCGCCGCAGCGAGGCCGAGAGCCCCGCGGCCGACAGCGTCGCGTCCCGGGTGGACAGCGCGACGATGACCTTGCCCTGGTAGAGACCCATCTTCTGTGCGAGACCGCGCCCCACCACGATGCCCGGGTTCCCGGATTCGGTCGCGCCAAAGGGCGGCTCCCCGATGATGAGGTGCTCCATGAGCCCGGCGATCCGCATCCCGTCCGGGTCGTCCGGGATCCCGCGCAGGACGATGGATTCGTTGTAACGGTCGCCCTGCTGGGTGAGGATGACGTGGTTGAAGGCGAACGGAGAGGCCGCGACCACGTCGTCATCCTGCCGGACCCGGTCGAGGACCGTCTCCCAGTCGGCCATCTGGAAGCCGCTGTCGAGTTCCATCACGTGCGCGTGCGGACCGCCGCTGAGGATTCGGTCCCTCAGGCTCTCCTGGAGACCGTTGAGGACGCCGATGACGACGATGAGGGCCATCACGCCGACGGCCACGCCTCCCACGGCGAG encodes the following:
- a CDS encoding ABC transporter permease, translated to MSGGRGRFERFVARRYLRGTGRRMSVFGGFRALGRFLGRPWRPLAGTGTVDEEDSRLVAFISSLAVGGVAVGVMALIVVIGVLNGLQESLRDRILSGGPHAHVMELDSGFQMADWETVLDRVRQDDDVVAASPFAFNHVILTQQGDRYNESIVLRGIPDDPDGMRIAGLMEHLIIGEPPFGATESGNPGIVVGRGLAQKMGLYQGKVIVALSTRDATLSAAGLSASLRRFEVTGIFQTGLYQYDDELAMAPLAEAQALFGLGDAVTGIEFDVSDPWQATEVSARLEEALGWPYRVEGWQELNRSLFSALRLEKLGMAVVLILIVLVASFNIVSTLVMMVADRTREIGILRSMGVTARGVGRVFTNMGLFIGVVGTTLGAVLGAILAWALTRYEFITLPSDVYFIDRLPISLAPLDVTLIVVGSLLISYLATIYPARKAAALAPVDAIRHE